The following coding sequences lie in one Veillonellaceae bacterium genomic window:
- a CDS encoding polysaccharide deacetylase, with the protein MPVYDSLSLAERREKQLPTSLPNYQPYYGKKAVYLTFDDGPDPENTPVVLELLRKNKVKATFFITGNQAEKYPELLKQIYLAGHAIGNHSYNHIYRELYQSPEAYTAQLHRTDDVIKNIIGVRPLITRAPGGSAGSFNRHYWDLLEKEGYIEVGWNISSGDASSARSDQIFQNIVYQMNNKFLWSHAIILMHDGRGHSETVKALPHIINYLKQHGFEFRVVNLYTPPPW; encoded by the coding sequence ATGCCCGTATATGACTCGCTAAGTTTGGCAGAACGCCGCGAAAAACAACTACCGACTTCACTCCCTAATTATCAGCCTTATTATGGTAAAAAGGCAGTATATTTAACTTTTGATGATGGCCCCGATCCAGAAAACACTCCTGTAGTCCTTGAATTACTTAGAAAAAATAAGGTCAAAGCGACTTTCTTTATAACCGGAAACCAAGCTGAAAAATATCCTGAGTTGCTAAAACAGATTTACCTAGCAGGACACGCTATTGGGAATCACTCCTATAATCATATTTATCGTGAACTATATCAGTCTCCAGAAGCTTATACTGCGCAATTACACCGAACCGACGACGTAATCAAAAACATTATTGGTGTGCGCCCGCTTATAACCCGTGCTCCCGGAGGATCTGCCGGCAGTTTTAATCGGCACTATTGGGATTTGCTCGAAAAAGAAGGATATATCGAAGTGGGTTGGAATATTAGCTCAGGAGATGCTTCATCAGCTCGTTCTGATCAAATTTTTCAAAATATTGTCTACCAGATGAATAATAAATTCTTATGGAGCCATGCGATAATACTTATGCATGACGGCCGGGGACATTCTGAAACCGTAAAAGCCTTACCACACATAATCAACTATTTAAAACAGCATGGATTTGAATTTCGCGTAGTAAATCTCTATACCCCTCCGCCCTGGTAG
- a CDS encoding penicillin-binding protein 1A, whose protein sequence is MRHYIIKPIIVIIIICLFTTSGCAFLGLPQTDNLDNLNLISATQVFDINGQLVSKLFEENRIVVSINSISPYVQQAIIANEDTRFYNHLGIDPIGILRAIFVNIRTGSIAEGGSTLTQQLAKNMFLTQERTFTRKIKEAVLAVIIERKFSKQEILQAYLNQVYFGEGAYGIEAAAQVYFGKHSSQLSLGESALLAGLPRGPNIYSPYNDLKAATDRRNMVLSGMVNEGYITRAQAENAKQEPIALTGKKKRAVQASYFLDYIANELVGKYGANRVYKGGLRVYTTLDIKTQQAAEAVLGQFQGAVIAIDPRNGHVRAMVGGRNYEESQINRVVAEVRQPGSAFKPFVYAVALNQGLAANSIIVDEPINISGYSPQNYDKKHRGPMTMKKALRWSVNVAAVKLGQQVGIDQVLSLAQNMGITTIVPQDNNLATSLGGLTNGVNLLELSTAYTAFANGGIISRPLSILKVLDENGQVLEENHPVQYSVLSPEVAYILTDMLKGVIEDGTGTPAALGREAAGKTGTSDNYETAWFIGYTPELLVGIYIGNDNRQPVGISGTGVAGLWGKMMVKSIEGTQPTEFAVPPNVVKGIPVCTDSGKRATAGCPDTEYSAFIKGTEPWASDYRMWPKEERKQQNNTQETRETKPRWKFPIRLPGF, encoded by the coding sequence GTGCGGCATTATATCATTAAGCCAATTATTGTTATAATAATTATATGTCTATTTACTACATCTGGTTGCGCTTTTTTAGGTTTACCACAAACAGACAATTTAGACAATTTAAACCTAATATCAGCGACGCAGGTTTTTGATATAAACGGACAACTGGTATCCAAACTGTTCGAAGAGAATCGAATTGTTGTATCAATTAATAGCATATCACCCTATGTTCAACAGGCTATAATTGCAAACGAAGATACTCGGTTTTATAATCACTTAGGTATAGATCCTATAGGAATCCTACGCGCAATATTTGTTAATATTCGAACTGGTAGCATTGCTGAAGGGGGAAGCACTCTGACTCAGCAGCTTGCGAAAAATATGTTTCTGACTCAAGAAAGAACGTTTACACGCAAAATAAAAGAGGCTGTATTAGCTGTAATTATTGAACGTAAGTTTTCAAAGCAAGAAATTCTACAAGCATATCTTAATCAAGTTTATTTTGGAGAAGGTGCTTATGGCATTGAAGCTGCTGCTCAAGTTTATTTTGGGAAACATTCAAGTCAATTATCTTTAGGTGAAAGCGCCCTGCTCGCAGGGTTACCGCGTGGCCCCAATATTTATTCTCCCTATAATGACTTGAAAGCAGCTACGGATAGAAGAAATATGGTATTATCAGGTATGGTAAATGAGGGATATATTACAAGAGCGCAGGCTGAGAATGCAAAACAGGAGCCTATTGCTTTGACTGGTAAAAAGAAGCGCGCTGTACAAGCATCATATTTTTTAGATTATATCGCTAATGAACTGGTTGGAAAATATGGAGCTAATAGAGTTTATAAAGGTGGATTGAGGGTTTACACTACTTTGGATATAAAAACTCAGCAAGCCGCCGAAGCGGTCCTTGGACAATTTCAAGGCGCAGTAATCGCTATTGACCCAAGGAATGGGCATGTGAGAGCCATGGTTGGCGGTAGAAATTATGAAGAGAGCCAGATAAACAGAGTGGTTGCGGAAGTTCGTCAGCCTGGATCTGCCTTTAAGCCGTTCGTTTATGCCGTTGCTCTTAACCAGGGGTTGGCGGCCAATTCCATTATAGTTGATGAGCCAATAAATATTTCTGGTTATTCTCCGCAAAATTACGACAAAAAGCATCGTGGTCCTATGACAATGAAAAAGGCTTTGCGATGGTCTGTTAACGTAGCAGCTGTGAAGTTGGGTCAGCAGGTAGGAATTGATCAGGTTTTAAGCTTGGCGCAAAATATGGGTATTACAACAATAGTGCCGCAAGATAATAATTTAGCTACATCATTAGGCGGTTTAACCAATGGTGTTAATTTGCTAGAGCTTTCTACAGCTTATACGGCTTTTGCTAATGGAGGTATTATTTCTCGCCCGTTATCTATATTAAAAGTGTTAGATGAGAATGGTCAGGTTTTGGAAGAAAATCATCCTGTCCAATATTCTGTTCTCAGCCCTGAAGTGGCATATATACTGACTGACATGCTAAAGGGGGTTATTGAGGACGGAACAGGTACCCCGGCTGCTCTTGGACGCGAAGCGGCTGGTAAGACAGGTACAAGCGATAATTATGAAACGGCTTGGTTTATAGGGTATACTCCTGAACTTTTAGTTGGTATTTATATTGGTAATGATAATCGACAGCCAGTTGGAATATCTGGTACTGGCGTAGCTGGTCTATGGGGTAAAATGATGGTCAAAAGTATTGAAGGCACTCAACCTACCGAATTTGCTGTTCCGCCAAATGTCGTAAAGGGAATTCCTGTGTGTACCGATTCAGGTAAACGGGCAACAGCAGGTTGCCCAGATACGGAATACAGCGCTTTTATAAAAGGTACTGAACCATGGGCCTCAGATTATCGTATGTGGCCGAAAGAAGAACGTAAACAGCAAAATAATACCCAAGAAACACGCGAAACTAAGCCAAGATGGAAGTTCCCCATACGGTTGCCGGGCTTTTAA
- a CDS encoding WecB/TagA/CpsF family glycosyltransferase encodes MIDAVTMTEAVDILDSYVSQSKPHLVATANAEMVMMAQNDKELANILNKADLVVPDGAGVVWAARFKGFEVPERVAGVDLVQNFLVRSVQKNYRIFLFGGAPGVAEKAKAAAKSRYPGVQIVGTRNGFFTEETEKDIIDEINASGANVLLVALGVPKQEKWLSRNLEKLSVSLAIGVGGTLDVMAGAVKRAPLWMQRANLEWLFRLTLQPQRVLRMIALPHFVLKVITQKT; translated from the coding sequence ATGATTGACGCTGTTACAATGACTGAAGCCGTTGATATTTTAGATAGCTATGTTTCACAGTCAAAGCCGCATTTAGTTGCCACGGCCAATGCCGAAATGGTTATGATGGCTCAAAATGATAAAGAACTTGCCAACATATTAAATAAGGCCGACTTGGTAGTTCCTGATGGGGCTGGAGTCGTTTGGGCTGCCCGTTTCAAAGGTTTTGAAGTTCCTGAACGGGTTGCTGGGGTCGATTTGGTACAGAACTTTCTTGTTAGATCGGTTCAAAAAAATTATCGAATTTTTTTATTCGGCGGTGCCCCTGGGGTTGCGGAAAAAGCTAAGGCAGCAGCGAAAAGCCGGTATCCCGGTGTACAGATTGTTGGAACTCGAAATGGTTTTTTTACAGAAGAAACAGAGAAAGATATAATTGATGAAATTAATGCATCAGGTGCAAACGTTCTGCTTGTTGCACTGGGTGTACCTAAACAGGAAAAGTGGCTTTCTAGAAATCTAGAGAAACTGAGTGTTTCATTAGCGATTGGTGTTGGTGGAACTTTAGATGTAATGGCTGGCGCTGTAAAAAGAGCTCCACTTTGGATGCAGCGGGCAAATTTGGAGTGGCTTTTCCGGCTTACTCTGCAGCCGCAGCGAGTGTTAAGAATGATAGCGCTACCGCACTTTGTGCTCAAGGTAATCACACAAAAAACATAG